From a single Pyruvatibacter sp. genomic region:
- a CDS encoding TIGR02302 family protein, which yields MPETGDIHSPQAKGPITGQRFAGPLRRKLALTRAGLVWERIWPPLLASACIVGLYASLALLNVWDAVPGIAHWSAALASIAGISWCVTRGARAFAWPTQADTLRRLETTSGLSHRPLSALADARADFAGNGPEGRVLWQHHIAHLEAEAAMAHAAPPTSAAPKLDVFALRALVFLVLAASLVYAGRDAPARLAQNLIPGAVFGSSANIAFDAWITPPAYTDVPPLFLNTIPETPNADAPAITVPTGSVLTARVYGASSADIQLANEAHRFEPDVSGAHEIALPLTSEGTLRIRANSHALDTFELSLTPDLRPQILFTDGDALSVTPQLSLAVGYDVLDDYGVVSAEMRVALPPPSDVTVSTSENASTEPTTDLGALAAIEPPVLNLPLPGARVTDVEGEFAYKDLTGHPWAGLQVAITLAAFDEAGQEGVSQTRIMRLPQRRFTDPVARAVIEQRQRLARTPDMAPQVATALNALTLHADRYYDHANDYLPLRSAYWRLRAASHPGNLDGIYDLLWDIALHFEDGDLSLAETALRDAQDALMDALANGASDAEIERLMNDLRQAMDEFLQALAQQQMQAGQNGEMAPMDPNMQELQRSDLESLLDALQDLAQSGSRDAARQLLSELRQMMENLANGTPGQMQMTPPQSAMNDAIGQMGEIIDQQRALQDETVQQGNGMPGEQGNSNGQQGGGRESGSGALEQRQEGLRGDLSQLRDGLEGAGVENPSALGRADRAMREAEDALESGDLERAARKQGEAIENLRDGAQALAETLLEDLAMSGENQGQDRGAGAEGRDPLGRPQRTTGPQTGDGVDVPDKSDIQRARRILEELQRRAGDRNRPPIELDYLNRLLERF from the coding sequence GTGCCTGAAACAGGCGACATACACTCACCACAGGCCAAAGGCCCCATCACGGGTCAGCGCTTTGCCGGACCGCTGCGGCGCAAACTCGCACTCACCCGCGCGGGGCTGGTGTGGGAGCGCATATGGCCACCGCTGCTTGCATCGGCTTGCATTGTCGGCCTTTACGCCTCGCTTGCGCTGCTCAATGTCTGGGACGCCGTGCCCGGCATCGCCCACTGGTCAGCAGCTCTGGCAAGCATCGCGGGTATCTCATGGTGTGTGACGCGCGGCGCACGGGCTTTTGCGTGGCCCACCCAGGCTGACACCCTGCGCAGGCTGGAAACCACATCCGGTCTCTCCCACAGACCTCTTTCAGCGCTCGCGGATGCACGGGCGGACTTTGCGGGCAATGGCCCGGAAGGCAGAGTCTTGTGGCAGCACCACATTGCGCATCTTGAGGCAGAGGCTGCCATGGCCCATGCGGCGCCACCCACATCCGCAGCCCCGAAACTTGATGTTTTCGCGCTGCGGGCGCTTGTGTTTCTCGTGCTTGCGGCATCACTGGTTTACGCAGGCCGGGATGCGCCCGCGCGTCTTGCCCAGAACCTCATACCGGGTGCTGTATTTGGCTCAAGTGCCAACATTGCATTTGACGCATGGATTACGCCCCCGGCCTACACCGACGTACCGCCCCTGTTCCTCAATACGATTCCTGAAACACCCAACGCAGACGCACCTGCCATCACCGTACCAACCGGTAGCGTGCTGACCGCGCGTGTCTATGGTGCCTCGTCTGCTGATATACAGCTTGCAAATGAAGCTCATCGCTTTGAGCCTGACGTATCCGGTGCCCACGAAATTGCCCTGCCGCTGACGAGCGAAGGTACGCTCCGCATCCGCGCCAATAGCCACGCGCTGGATACATTCGAGCTCTCGCTTACTCCGGACCTGCGACCGCAAATCCTTTTTACCGATGGCGATGCCCTGTCCGTCACCCCGCAGTTATCCCTCGCAGTTGGCTATGACGTGCTGGACGACTATGGCGTGGTAAGCGCTGAGATGCGTGTTGCCTTGCCACCACCGTCTGACGTGACCGTCAGCACTTCTGAAAATGCGTCCACCGAACCAACAACCGACCTTGGTGCACTCGCCGCAATCGAGCCGCCCGTGCTCAACCTGCCGCTGCCCGGCGCCCGCGTTACCGATGTGGAAGGTGAGTTTGCCTACAAGGATCTGACAGGCCACCCATGGGCGGGCCTGCAGGTGGCCATCACCCTCGCAGCCTTCGACGAGGCCGGTCAGGAAGGCGTCAGCCAGACCCGTATCATGCGCCTGCCCCAGCGCCGCTTCACAGACCCCGTTGCCCGCGCCGTCATTGAACAACGCCAGCGCCTCGCCCGCACTCCGGATATGGCCCCGCAGGTGGCCACAGCGCTGAACGCGCTGACCCTTCATGCGGACCGCTATTACGACCACGCCAACGACTACCTGCCGCTGCGCTCAGCCTATTGGCGTCTGCGCGCTGCCAGCCATCCTGGCAATCTGGACGGCATTTACGACCTCCTGTGGGACATTGCCCTGCACTTTGAGGATGGTGACTTGTCTCTTGCTGAAACGGCCCTCCGCGATGCCCAGGATGCGCTTATGGATGCCCTGGCCAACGGAGCCTCAGACGCTGAAATTGAGCGCCTGATGAACGATCTGCGTCAGGCCATGGATGAGTTTTTGCAGGCACTGGCGCAGCAGCAGATGCAGGCGGGCCAGAACGGCGAAATGGCGCCCATGGACCCCAACATGCAGGAGCTGCAGCGCAGCGACCTGGAGAGCCTTCTGGACGCCCTGCAGGACCTTGCCCAGTCCGGCTCACGCGATGCCGCCCGGCAGCTCCTGTCTGAGCTGCGGCAGATGATGGAAAACCTCGCCAACGGCACACCGGGCCAGATGCAGATGACCCCGCCGCAATCAGCCATGAACGATGCCATTGGCCAAATGGGTGAAATCATCGACCAGCAACGCGCCCTGCAGGACGAAACCGTGCAGCAGGGAAATGGCATGCCTGGTGAACAGGGAAACTCCAATGGTCAGCAAGGTGGTGGCCGAGAAAGCGGAAGTGGTGCGCTGGAGCAGCGTCAGGAGGGCCTGCGCGGCGATTTGAGCCAGTTGCGTGATGGCCTAGAGGGTGCGGGCGTTGAAAACCCTTCTGCCCTTGGTCGCGCCGACAGGGCCATGCGCGAGGCTGAAGACGCCCTTGAAAGCGGTGACCTTGAGCGCGCTGCCCGCAAGCAGGGCGAAGCCATTGAGAACCTGCGTGACGGGGCACAGGCGTTGGCGGAGACACTTCTTGAGGATCTGGCCATGTCCGGTGAAAATCAGGGGCAGGATCGTGGTGCGGGCGCTGAAGGCCGTGATCCGCTGGGTCGCCCGCAACGAACCACAGGCCCGCAGACCGGCGACGGTGTGGACGTACCCGATAAAAGCGACATCCAGCGTGCCCGGCGTATTCTTGAAGAATTGCAGCGCCGTGCGGGCGATCGCAACCGGCCGCCCATTGAACTTGATTATCTCAACAGGCTGCTGGAGCGATTCTAG
- a CDS encoding DUF3426 domain-containing protein, which produces MIITCPECDTRYTVKAAAFTAPGRKVRCKNCGNAWFQAPPDDAPKSVEPAPEPDPPVTAPDVKPSAQPDPPEAQSEEEPEAPAPVITRPRPVDEAPAIDPAEFTRPPAATAFDPTPKKSRGALLGWGALVAFVLVFAGALAAFRGDVVRLWPATASVYQAVGLPVIIQGMEFRQVMYEQANENGLTVLSIRGEIVNVADERGPVPRVRVALRDQDGQELYHYFFAIPEAELDAGATAEFVTRLSSPPEAARDLVLRFVEPGEFVSPEQPPQDG; this is translated from the coding sequence ATGATTATCACCTGCCCGGAATGTGATACCCGCTACACCGTAAAGGCTGCAGCCTTTACGGCTCCGGGCCGCAAGGTGCGCTGTAAAAATTGCGGTAATGCGTGGTTTCAGGCACCGCCTGACGATGCGCCCAAGTCGGTTGAACCGGCTCCTGAGCCTGACCCACCCGTTACGGCACCCGATGTCAAACCGTCTGCGCAGCCCGACCCGCCCGAAGCTCAATCAGAGGAAGAACCCGAAGCGCCCGCTCCGGTCATTACCCGCCCGCGGCCGGTGGATGAAGCACCGGCGATTGACCCTGCCGAGTTTACGCGGCCACCTGCGGCCACGGCTTTCGATCCGACGCCAAAGAAATCACGCGGTGCGCTGCTTGGCTGGGGGGCACTGGTTGCCTTTGTGCTTGTTTTCGCAGGGGCTCTTGCTGCTTTCAGGGGAGATGTCGTGCGGTTGTGGCCTGCGACGGCATCGGTGTATCAGGCTGTGGGACTGCCGGTGATTATCCAGGGCATGGAGTTCCGGCAGGTTATGTATGAGCAGGCCAACGAGAACGGTCTGACGGTACTTTCGATCCGCGGTGAAATTGTGAACGTCGCCGATGAGAGAGGCCCTGTGCCGCGCGTGCGTGTGGCACTGCGCGATCAGGACGGACAGGAGCTCTATCACTACTTTTTTGCGATACCCGAGGCCGAGCTTGATGCAGGGGCAACGGCAGAGTTCGTGACACGGCTTTCAAGCCCGCCGGAAGCGGCCCGCGACCTGGTGCTGCGGTTTGTCGAGCCTGGTGAGTTTGTGTCTCCTGAACAGCCTCCGCAGGACGGCTAG
- the ftsE gene encoding cell division ATP-binding protein FtsE has protein sequence MIRFENVGLRYGLGPEVLRDISFHLEPGGFHFLTGPSGAGKSSLLKLMFLALRPSRGLITMFGNDLATTRRQELPALRRRIGVVFQEFRLLDHLTTFDNVALPLRIAGQDIADYRDDVIELLQWVGLGERMHATPATLSGGEKQRAAIARAVVASPDVLLADEPTGNVDPEMGFRLLRLFEELNRFGTTVLIATHDHSLVERSGAPVLHLAKGEIIQ, from the coding sequence GTGATCCGTTTTGAAAATGTGGGGCTGCGCTACGGACTGGGCCCGGAAGTGCTCCGCGACATCAGTTTTCACCTGGAGCCGGGCGGCTTTCACTTTCTCACCGGTCCGTCGGGGGCAGGCAAAAGCTCGCTCTTGAAACTAATGTTTCTGGCCCTGCGCCCCTCGCGGGGCCTCATCACCATGTTCGGCAACGATCTGGCCACTACACGCCGCCAGGAGCTGCCCGCCTTGCGCCGCCGCATCGGCGTGGTGTTTCAGGAGTTCCGGCTGCTAGACCACCTCACAACCTTCGACAATGTGGCGCTACCCCTGCGTATCGCCGGGCAGGATATTGCAGACTACCGTGACGACGTCATTGAACTGCTGCAATGGGTAGGGCTGGGCGAACGGATGCACGCCACGCCTGCAACACTGTCAGGCGGTGAAAAACAACGTGCCGCCATCGCGCGCGCCGTGGTGGCCAGCCCGGATGTGCTGCTGGCCGACGAACCAACCGGCAACGTGGACCCCGAAATGGGGTTTCGGTTGCTGCGCCTGTTTGAAGAGCTAAACCGCTTTGGTACAACCGTGCTCATTGCGACCCACGATCACAGCCTCGTTGAGCGTTCCGGTGCACCAGTTCTGCATCTGGCGAAAGGCGAAATCATACAATGA
- a CDS encoding FtsX-like permease family protein: protein MIRTLTKSGVAYSIKQRFGMTGPDSPRMNETIEPLSDLMPRGHGSAALGVVVAGMCYLACLALGGALMTSDASRAWTSDLDRALTIQIVPRAGVDVDAEIQAVLSLLEQEPLIASARALPAEASAALIEPWLGSADALAGLPIPSLINAQMAEGANLDLEVLRARLMAAAPNATLDTHARWRDELAGAANVVELVGMGILALVAITTAAIVVFATRSALAANRDTVEVLHLIGARDAFIAGEVQKRFLMTGLKAGCAGWVAATLTFAIFGLSASDGVGMVSLLPQLRMPWDHYVVLLLVPAAATALTAIAARMTVMRTLALTL from the coding sequence ATGATACGTACACTGACCAAAAGTGGTGTCGCCTACAGTATCAAGCAGCGCTTTGGCATGACTGGCCCTGACAGCCCTCGCATGAATGAAACGATTGAGCCACTCAGCGACCTGATGCCGCGCGGACACGGCAGCGCAGCACTGGGAGTGGTTGTGGCGGGCATGTGTTACCTTGCCTGCTTGGCGCTTGGCGGCGCGTTGATGACATCGGACGCCAGCCGCGCCTGGACAAGCGACCTTGACCGCGCCCTCACCATCCAGATTGTGCCGCGTGCCGGTGTGGATGTGGACGCGGAGATACAGGCGGTGCTGTCACTGCTTGAACAAGAACCTTTGATTGCAAGTGCCCGGGCTCTGCCCGCTGAAGCATCTGCCGCCCTTATTGAGCCGTGGCTTGGCAGCGCCGATGCCCTGGCAGGCCTCCCCATTCCCAGCCTCATCAATGCGCAGATGGCAGAAGGTGCAAATCTCGACCTCGAGGTTCTGCGGGCCCGCCTCATGGCGGCAGCTCCGAATGCCACCCTCGACACCCATGCCCGCTGGCGTGACGAACTGGCTGGTGCCGCCAACGTTGTCGAACTTGTCGGCATGGGCATTCTGGCACTTGTCGCCATTACCACAGCGGCAATTGTCGTTTTCGCCACCCGGTCAGCGCTTGCTGCCAACCGCGATACGGTTGAGGTGCTGCACCTTATAGGTGCACGTGATGCGTTTATTGCCGGTGAAGTTCAAAAACGTTTCTTGATGACCGGGCTCAAAGCCGGGTGCGCCGGCTGGGTGGCGGCAACCCTGACATTTGCCATATTTGGCCTGTCCGCCAGTGACGGCGTTGGTATGGTTTCTTTGCTGCCACAGCTCCGGATGCCGTGGGATCACTATGTTGTATTGCTTTTGGTACCAGCGGCAGCGACCGCCCTCACCGCCATCGCTGCGCGGATGACAGTGATGCGCACACTCGCGCTCACTCTCTAG
- a CDS encoding YdcF family protein, translated as MNDPIPIFEHSSAPDRRRFRLLRCLMVILATAFLLLAGGFLQFVSAVSQSTHAIQTATPADAIVVLTGARDRISKAMALLEQGKGDRLLISGVNRDVSRADLESTIGGPDTKFDCCVDLGFEARTTDGNANETASWVRKNGYKSLIVVTSDYHMPRSLAVLGHEMPGVVLIPHAVASDGPSASRALGSFTIARLLVSEYAKYVVTLLRTRLG; from the coding sequence GTGAACGACCCGATTCCCATTTTTGAACACAGCTCAGCACCGGACCGCAGGCGCTTCCGCCTTCTGCGGTGTCTCATGGTGATCCTGGCAACAGCGTTTTTGCTGCTTGCGGGAGGGTTCCTGCAATTTGTGTCAGCTGTTTCTCAATCAACACACGCAATTCAAACCGCAACGCCTGCGGACGCGATTGTGGTTTTGACGGGCGCACGAGACCGCATTTCCAAGGCAATGGCTTTGCTGGAGCAAGGCAAAGGTGACCGACTGCTGATCTCCGGGGTCAATCGGGATGTGTCCCGCGCAGACCTTGAGAGCACCATCGGCGGCCCAGATACAAAGTTTGATTGCTGCGTGGACCTGGGCTTTGAAGCCCGCACAACCGACGGCAACGCAAATGAGACAGCCAGTTGGGTGCGCAAGAACGGCTACAAGAGCCTCATTGTCGTTACCAGTGACTATCACATGCCCCGCAGCCTGGCAGTGCTGGGCCATGAAATGCCGGGCGTTGTGCTTATTCCCCATGCGGTGGCATCTGACGGACCCAGTGCAAGCAGGGCTCTGGGAAGCTTTACCATTGCGCGTCTGCTGGTGTCAGAATACGCAAAATACGTTGTGACTCTGCTGCGCACCCGTCTGGGCTAG
- a CDS encoding lysophospholipid acyltransferase family protein, producing MTALRSLAYQIYLYTVSAIMTLGALPLLVMPRRFTASAIGLWSRLQLWGAANITGVTYEIRGQENLPEGPCLIASKHQSMWDTIFWAVATKDPAIVLKKELTYVPLYGWYALKAGMISIDRGSGPSAIRKLVRQGRAALAQGRPIMIFPEGTRMAPGASADYKPGAAALYTQLNVPCIPVALNSGMFWARRALKREPGTIIVDILPPIPPGLKRREFMAQLEAVIEPATARLEAEALAKKST from the coding sequence GTGACCGCCCTTAGATCCCTCGCCTACCAGATTTATCTCTACACCGTGAGCGCAATCATGACGCTTGGTGCCTTGCCGCTGCTCGTAATGCCCCGCCGGTTTACAGCAAGTGCGATCGGTCTGTGGTCACGCCTGCAGCTTTGGGGTGCCGCCAACATTACCGGCGTGACCTACGAAATACGCGGGCAGGAGAACCTTCCCGAAGGCCCGTGTCTTATAGCCTCCAAGCACCAGAGCATGTGGGACACCATTTTTTGGGCCGTGGCCACCAAAGACCCCGCCATCGTGCTCAAGAAGGAACTCACCTATGTGCCGCTTTATGGCTGGTACGCGCTCAAGGCGGGCATGATCTCGATTGATCGCGGCTCAGGCCCAAGCGCCATTCGCAAACTGGTCCGTCAGGGGCGAGCGGCGCTGGCACAGGGGCGGCCAATCATGATTTTCCCCGAAGGTACACGCATGGCACCGGGCGCATCTGCCGACTACAAACCGGGGGCCGCAGCGCTTTATACCCAGCTCAATGTGCCGTGCATTCCCGTGGCGCTCAACTCCGGCATGTTCTGGGCCCGGCGCGCTCTCAAGCGCGAACCCGGCACGATCATTGTTGACATCCTTCCGCCGATTCCTCCGGGCCTGAAACGGCGTGAGTTCATGGCACAACTGGAAGCGGTAATAGAGCCTGCAACCGCCCGGCTGGAAGCCGAAGCGCTGGCAAAGAAATCTACCTAA
- a CDS encoding gamma-glutamylcyclotransferase, which yields MSKDEDLWVFGYGSLMWRPGFDYVSRHQARIAGYHRAFCVYSHHHRGTPEKPGLVLGLTRGGSCRGVLYQVARQNADETIAYLREREQVTLVYREVQVPAVRLTDNTRIHRVLTYVAEPSHVQYAGRLDAEMQATLIANGQGKSGRNPEYLESMVVHLRDMGIRDAGLEALLIAVQAKLAG from the coding sequence ATGAGCAAAGATGAAGATCTGTGGGTTTTTGGCTACGGCTCGCTTATGTGGCGGCCAGGCTTTGACTACGTATCGCGCCATCAGGCGCGTATCGCGGGCTACCACCGCGCATTTTGTGTCTATAGCCATCACCATCGCGGCACACCTGAAAAGCCGGGCCTGGTGCTGGGCCTTACGCGCGGTGGCTCGTGTCGGGGCGTGTTGTATCAGGTGGCCCGGCAGAATGCTGATGAGACGATTGCTTACCTGCGCGAGCGCGAACAGGTCACACTGGTTTATCGTGAAGTGCAGGTGCCTGCGGTGCGGCTCACAGACAATACACGGATACACCGTGTGCTGACATATGTCGCAGAGCCCAGCCATGTGCAATATGCCGGGCGGCTGGATGCCGAAATGCAGGCAACCCTCATTGCGAACGGTCAGGGCAAGTCAGGCAGAAATCCCGAATATCTTGAAAGCATGGTGGTGCATCTGCGCGACATGGGTATTCGCGATGCCGGACTTGAAGCATTGTTGATCGCTGTGCAGGCAAAGCTGGCCGGTTAG
- a CDS encoding DUF2125 domain-containing protein, translated as MLNRLPKTALPLLALLVLTGLYWLYWSTLADRLKTDVAAWAQAQAANGVTITWSDMRARGWPLRLRLELDDLRYEASQAQTPWAWSTPEFHAHALPYRLTHIIASAQSPMRFETLTGPDKQQWEIVAGSTEASYVFEEGTAARLAIDIQMAKATRLDRPDASTLVGANRFQVHARRAEDVAGAANIAVRASGISLDKDLAPGLVDILGPTIAHVGIQSRVTANAGDAVFRDLALLRLRGSEIQVSQGTVTWGTSNATGTGKLDIAPDGTPDGRFDTTLSGYDTIIEGLVRQGLVEARLEGTLKAAMSLLSLTSGAQAGSVRVPVIVRAGDVYLGPVRVSGATRTP; from the coding sequence ATGCTCAACCGACTTCCCAAAACCGCTCTGCCGCTTTTGGCACTGCTGGTACTGACCGGCCTCTACTGGCTGTATTGGAGCACCCTGGCTGACCGTCTGAAGACTGATGTTGCAGCATGGGCACAGGCACAGGCCGCAAATGGCGTGACCATTACCTGGAGCGATATGCGCGCACGTGGCTGGCCGCTACGCCTGCGCCTGGAGCTCGATGATCTGCGCTACGAAGCATCGCAGGCACAAACACCCTGGGCATGGTCCACTCCTGAGTTTCATGCCCATGCCCTGCCCTACCGCCTGACCCACATCATTGCCAGCGCCCAAAGCCCGATGCGCTTTGAAACATTGACTGGTCCTGACAAACAACAATGGGAAATTGTCGCAGGCAGCACGGAAGCAAGCTACGTTTTTGAAGAAGGAACGGCTGCCCGCCTTGCCATTGATATACAAATGGCAAAAGCCACCCGCCTCGACCGGCCTGATGCCTCGACGCTTGTCGGTGCCAACCGCTTTCAGGTCCATGCGCGCCGTGCGGAAGATGTAGCGGGAGCGGCCAACATTGCAGTCCGCGCGAGCGGCATATCATTGGACAAGGACCTAGCCCCCGGTCTGGTGGATATTTTGGGACCAACCATCGCTCATGTAGGTATCCAGTCGCGGGTTACCGCCAATGCGGGCGACGCTGTATTCCGCGACCTTGCCTTGCTCCGGTTGCGGGGTAGCGAGATACAGGTTTCACAGGGCACGGTGACATGGGGCACGAGCAATGCAACGGGCACCGGCAAGCTCGACATTGCCCCGGACGGCACACCAGACGGCCGCTTTGACACGACGTTGAGTGGCTACGACACGATCATCGAAGGGTTGGTAAGGCAGGGCCTTGTTGAAGCGCGCCTGGAAGGCACACTTAAAGCTGCCATGTCACTCCTGTCACTTACATCAGGGGCGCAGGCGGGCAGTGTCCGCGTTCCGGTCATTGTGCGCGCGGGTGATGTGTATCTGGGGCCGGTCCGTGTGAGCGGCGCAACCCGGACGCCTTAG
- a CDS encoding prephenate/arogenate dehydrogenase family protein, producing MSEPLFGRVAILGLGLLGASLARATRRGGLARQIAGYARSSETRARAAELGLCDVVCDTAKDAARNADLIVLCAPVGAFGALAETIAPVLKPGAIVTDVGSVKSAVVRDVGPFIPDGVHFVPGHPIAGTEQSGPDAGFAELFDGRWCILTPLGGGQGDASHIADRAEVATLAQFWRGCGSDVEFMDPHHHDLVLAITSHLPHLIAYNIVGTASDLEDVTQSDVIKYSAGGFRDFTRIAASDPTMWRDVFLNNREAVLEMLGRFTEDLSALQRAIRWGDGDALFTLFSRTRDIRRSIIDAGQDSAVPDFGRHAKPDAAGKTNTDD from the coding sequence ATGAGCGAACCGCTGTTTGGCCGTGTTGCCATTCTGGGGCTTGGGCTTCTGGGTGCATCACTGGCACGCGCCACCCGGCGCGGCGGGCTGGCAAGGCAGATAGCGGGCTATGCCCGGTCGTCTGAAACCCGTGCGCGGGCCGCAGAACTTGGGCTTTGCGATGTGGTTTGCGATACCGCCAAGGACGCTGCCAGGAATGCTGACCTGATCGTGCTGTGTGCGCCGGTTGGCGCGTTTGGTGCGCTCGCAGAAACCATCGCGCCGGTGCTCAAACCCGGAGCAATTGTCACGGATGTGGGTTCTGTTAAATCGGCTGTGGTGCGTGACGTAGGTCCGTTTATTCCAGACGGCGTGCATTTTGTGCCCGGTCACCCTATTGCAGGCACGGAACAGTCAGGGCCGGATGCGGGCTTTGCGGAACTGTTTGACGGACGCTGGTGCATTCTCACCCCTTTAGGTGGTGGTCAGGGTGATGCATCGCACATCGCAGATCGTGCGGAGGTGGCAACGCTGGCCCAGTTCTGGCGCGGCTGCGGGAGTGACGTTGAGTTCATGGACCCGCATCATCATGATCTGGTGCTCGCCATTACCAGTCATCTGCCGCATCTCATCGCCTACAACATTGTGGGAACGGCCTCTGACCTTGAAGACGTTACGCAGTCTGATGTCATCAAATATTCTGCCGGTGGCTTTCGTGATTTCACGCGCATTGCAGCTTCAGACCCCACCATGTGGCGGGATGTGTTTTTGAACAACCGCGAGGCGGTGCTGGAAATGCTTGGGCGGTTTACCGAAGACTTGTCGGCCCTGCAACGCGCTATCCGCTGGGGCGACGGCGACGCACTGTTCACGCTGTTTTCGCGCACCCGCGACATCCGCCGGAGCATCATTGATGCCGGGCAGGATTCAGCGGTGCCGGATTTTGGCCGCCATGCCAAACCGGATGCCGCCGGCAAAACGAACACGGACGATTAG
- the hisC gene encoding histidinol-phosphate transaminase: MGDLTPREGIEDIMPYKAGEAKIAGRETAIKLSANETPLGPSPRARQAFLDAAKSLEIYPDGGYGALRTAIARRYGLDADRLVCGNGSDELFHLLAQAFLGKGDEAIHTEHGFAVYAIATRAAGGTPVEVPEQNLTTDVDAILAAVTDRTRIVFIANPNNPTGTYVPIDEVKRLQAGLPADVLLVLDAAYAEYVQRNDYEAGLEVVATSQNVAMTRTFSKVHGLAALRIGWAYGPQTVVDALNRVRGPFNVSGPAQAAAIAAIEDTGHVARAVEHNEKALVAMTRQIEALGIEVVPAVANFLLLRFSGDKGRTAQAADAYLRSQGLILRSTASYKLPDCLRLTIGLDEHNALAVSALRRFMAGETA; the protein is encoded by the coding sequence ATGGGTGATCTGACACCACGTGAGGGCATTGAGGACATCATGCCCTACAAGGCTGGCGAAGCAAAAATCGCAGGGCGGGAGACCGCCATCAAACTTTCGGCCAACGAAACGCCGCTGGGACCAAGCCCGCGCGCGCGCCAGGCATTTCTGGATGCCGCAAAGTCGCTGGAAATCTATCCCGACGGAGGGTATGGCGCGCTGCGCACCGCGATTGCCAGGCGCTACGGACTTGATGCAGATCGGCTCGTCTGCGGCAACGGCTCCGACGAACTGTTTCACCTGCTGGCTCAAGCGTTTTTAGGTAAAGGCGACGAAGCCATTCACACCGAGCACGGATTTGCAGTCTATGCCATTGCCACACGTGCTGCGGGAGGCACGCCGGTTGAGGTGCCTGAGCAAAATCTCACGACAGATGTGGACGCCATTCTTGCCGCTGTAACTGACCGCACTCGAATTGTTTTCATCGCCAACCCCAACAACCCAACGGGGACGTATGTTCCGATCGATGAAGTCAAGCGCCTGCAGGCCGGGCTGCCCGCTGACGTATTGCTGGTGCTGGATGCTGCCTATGCGGAATATGTGCAGCGCAATGACTATGAAGCCGGGCTCGAGGTCGTTGCCACATCGCAGAATGTGGCGATGACGCGGACATTTTCCAAAGTTCACGGCCTTGCGGCATTGCGTATTGGCTGGGCATACGGGCCTCAAACAGTCGTCGATGCACTCAACCGTGTGCGTGGGCCGTTTAATGTCAGCGGCCCGGCGCAGGCGGCAGCGATTGCGGCCATCGAAGACACGGGCCATGTTGCAAGGGCGGTAGAGCACAACGAAAAAGCGCTTGTGGCAATGACCCGGCAAATTGAAGCACTCGGCATCGAAGTCGTTCCGGCAGTCGCCAATTTTCTGCTGCTGCGGTTTTCGGGAGATAAAGGTCGCACGGCTCAGGCAGCGGACGCTTATCTGCGTAGTCAGGGGCTAATCCTGCGCTCAACGGCCTCCTACAAGTTGCCTGACTGTTTGCGGCTGACCATTGGGCTGGATGAACACAATGCGCTGGCTGTGTCAGCCCTTCGCCGATTTATGGCCGGGGAGACAGCGTGA